A window of Candidatus Hydrogenedentota bacterium contains these coding sequences:
- a CDS encoding addiction module protein: protein MTIEQLKNEIGKLDLADKLLLVEDVWDSIAADNHALPMPEWHRSELERRLHAHRTGEADLHDWKQVHQTIREQYK from the coding sequence ATGACCATCGAACAACTGAAAAATGAAATAGGAAAGCTTGATCTCGCCGATAAGTTGCTGCTCGTCGAGGACGTCTGGGATTCAATCGCTGCCGACAACCACGCTCTTCCGATGCCGGAGTGGCATCGAAGTGAACTGGAGCGCCGATTGCACGCGCATCGGACGGGAGAGGCCGATCTACACGACTGGAAGCAGGTTCACCAGACGATCCGCGAGCAATACAAGTGA
- a CDS encoding alpha/beta hydrolase codes for MELPTHTFTYKRAGDLEIQLDVYPAERSVSAPVIVWLHGGALMMGTRRWMQPVQRRLLHDAGYAQVSIDYRLAPETRLPDITGDVRDAFHWLEKEAGALHIDVARLGVIGHSAGGYLALMTGCCLGLRPKAIVSFYGYGDIIGDWYAKPDPFYRRQPIISEAEARAAVGETPIAEATGGERGTYYRYCRQHGLWPKAVLDVDPHTNPEAFRPYCPVRNVTRDFPPTLLLHGDADTDVPYAQSVMMAEALKQAGVAHELVTIPEGAHSFDNRVKTEHLSNGEEPREVAALRRVVQWFGKHV; via the coding sequence ATGGAATTGCCAACGCATACCTTCACGTACAAGCGCGCGGGTGACCTGGAAATCCAGCTTGATGTCTATCCGGCCGAGCGTTCCGTGTCCGCGCCGGTGATCGTGTGGCTCCACGGCGGCGCGCTGATGATGGGCACGCGCCGGTGGATGCAGCCGGTGCAGCGGCGCTTGCTGCATGACGCCGGGTATGCCCAGGTCTCCATCGATTATCGCCTGGCGCCGGAGACGAGGCTGCCCGACATCACGGGCGACGTGCGGGACGCGTTTCACTGGCTTGAGAAGGAGGCGGGCGCGCTCCATATCGATGTGGCGCGTCTGGGCGTCATCGGCCACTCGGCGGGCGGTTACCTGGCGCTCATGACCGGCTGTTGTCTCGGGCTGCGCCCCAAAGCCATTGTCTCGTTCTACGGCTATGGCGACATCATCGGCGACTGGTACGCGAAGCCGGACCCCTTCTACCGCCGGCAGCCGATCATCTCGGAAGCGGAGGCGCGGGCCGCCGTGGGGGAGACGCCCATTGCCGAGGCGACGGGCGGGGAGCGGGGGACCTATTACCGGTACTGCCGCCAGCACGGGCTGTGGCCAAAGGCCGTGCTCGATGTCGATCCGCACACCAATCCCGAAGCATTCAGGCCCTATTGTCCAGTGCGGAACGTAACGCGCGATTTTCCACCCACGCTCTTGCTCCACGGCGACGCCGATACCGACGTGCCTTACGCGCAGTCGGTGATGATGGCCGAGGCGCTCAAGCAGGCCGGCGTCGCGCACGAGCTGGTCACCATCCCGGAAGGCGCGCATTCGTTTGATAACCGCGTGAAAACGGAGCACCTGAGCAACGGAGAAGAACCGCGGGAGGTCGCGGCGTTGCGACGGGTCGTGCAGTGGTTCGGGAAGCATGTATAA